Proteins from one Mus pahari chromosome 10, PAHARI_EIJ_v1.1, whole genome shotgun sequence genomic window:
- the Islr2 gene encoding immunoglobulin superfamily containing leucine-rich repeat protein 2 isoform X1 — MYYPFLPTATATDAESSLGLSPESGDRLAAPRQHTARQRAAGVMMGPFGALCLAWALLGVARACPEPCACVDKYAHQFADCAYKELREVPEGLPANVTTLSLSANKITVLRRGAFVNVTQVTSLWLAHSEVRTVESGALAVLSQLKNLDLSHNLISNFPWSDLRNLSALQLLKMNHNRLGSLPRDALGALPDLRSLRINNNRLRTLEPGTFDALSALSHLQLYHNPFHCSCGLVWLQAWAASTRVSLPEPDSIACASPPELQGVPVHRLPALPCAPPSVRLSAEPPPEAPGTPLRAGLAFLLHCVAEGHPTPRLQWQLQIPGGTVVLEPPVLSKEEDGGDKVEDGEGDRDEDLPTQTEAPTPTPAPAWPAPPATPRFLALANGSLLVPLLSAKEAGIYTCRAHNELGTNSTSLRVTVAAAGPPKHASGTGEESDAQVPTSERKATTKGRSNSVLPFKPEGKTKGQGLARVSVLGEIEAELEETDEGEQMEGQIPADPMGEKHCGHGDPSRYVSNHAFNQSSDLKPHVFELGVIALDVAEREARVQLTPLAARWGPGPDGASGARRPGRRPLRLLYLCPAGGGTAVQWSRVEEGVNAYWFRGLRPGTNYSVCLALAGEACHVQVVFSTKKELPSLLVIVTVSVFLLVLATVPLLGAACCHLLAKHPGKPYRLILRPQAPDPMEKRIAADFDPRASYLESEKSYPARGEAGGEEPEEVPEEGLDEDVEQGDPSGDLQREESLAGCSLVESQSKANQEEFEAGSEYSDRLPLGAEAVNIAQEINGNYRQTAG, encoded by the exons ATGTACTACCCTTTTCTCCCCACCGCCACAGCAACAGATGCTGAAAGCTCCCTTGGACTGTCACCTGAGTCTGGAGACCGGCTTGCAGCCCCAAGGCAGCACACTGCACGTCAGAGAGCAGCAG GAGTCATGATGGGGCCCTTTGGAGCCCTGTGTTTGGCCTGGGCTTTGCTAGGAGTGGCCAGAGCATGTCCCGAGCCTTGCGCCTGTGTTGACAAGTACGCCCACCAGTTTGCAGACTGTGCCTACAAGGAGCTGCGCGAGGTCCCAGAAGGACTGCCAGCCAACGTGACCACGCTTAGTCTGTCTGCCAACAAGATTACGGTGCTAAGGCGGGGGGCCTTCGTCAACGTCACGCAGGTCACTTCGCTATGGCTGGCTCACAGTGAGGTACGCACGGTAGAGTCAGGGGCATTGGCAGTGCTGAGTCAGCTCAAGAACCTCGACCTAAGCCACAACCTTATATCCAACTTCCCTTGGAGCGACCTTCGTAACTTGAGCGCGCTGCAGCTGCTGAAAATGAACCACAACCGCCTGGGATCGCTGCCCCGGGATGCACTCGGCGCGCTCCCCGACCTGCGCTCTCTGCGCATCAACAACAACCGGCTTCGTACCCTGGAGCCCGGCACGTTCGACGCACTAAGCGCGCTGTCTCACCTGCAACTCTATCATAACCCCTTCCACTGCAGCTGTGGTCTCGTGTGGCTGCAGGCCTGGGCAGCGAGCACCCGGGTCTCCTTACCGGAGCCCGATTCTATAGCGTGCGCCTCGCCCCCTGAGCTGCAGGGCGTGCCCGTGCACCGTCTGCCCGCCCTGCCCTGCGCACCCCCCAGCGTGCGTCTGAGCGCAGAGCCGCCGCCTGAGGCGCCTGGCACCCCTCTGCGCGCAGGCTTGGCTTTCTTGTTACACTGCGTCGCCGAAGGCCACCCCACACCCCGCCTGCAATGGCAACTTCAGATCCCGGGTGGCACTGTAGTCTTAGAGCCACCGGTTCTCAgcaaggaagaagatggaggagataAGGTAGAGGATGGGGAGGGTGACAGAGATGAGGACCTGCCTACGCAGACTGAAGCGCCAACCCCAACTCCAGCACCTGCTTGGCCAGCGCCTCCAGCCACCCCGCGCTTCTTGGCCCTCGCAAATGGCTCTCTGTTGGTGCCCCTCCTGAGTGCCAAAGAGGCAGGCATCTACACTTGTCGTGCACACAATGAGCTGGGCACCAACTCAACGTCCTTACGGGTGACGGTGGCTGCAGCGGGGCCGCCAAAACACGCTTCTGGAACAGGGGAAGAATCTGATGCGCAGGTCCCGACCTCTGAGCGCAAGGCCACCACTAAGGGCCGAAGCAACAGCGTCTTGCCCTTCAAGCCTGAAGGCAAAACCAAAGGCCAAGGTCTGGCCCGAGTCAGCGTGCTCGGGGAAATcgaggcagagctggaggagacAGATGAAGGAGAGCAGATGGAAGGTCAGATCCCTGCAGATCCGATGGGAGAGAAGCACTGTGGTCATGGGGACCCCTCTCGCTATGTGTCTAACCATGCATTCAACCAGAGCTCAGATCTCAAGCCGCACGTTTTTGAGCTGGGCGTCATCGCGCTGGATGTAGCAGAGCGTGAGGCTCGGGTGCAGCTGACGCCTCTTGCTGCGCGCTGGGGCCCTGGGCCAGATGGTGCTAGCGGAGCGCGGCGGCCCGGGAGGCGGCCACTGCGCCTACTCTATCTGTGTCCTGCGGGGGGTGGCACGGCAGTTCAGTGGTCACGAGTGGAAGAGGGGGTCAATGCCTACTGGTTTCGCGGCCTGCGGCCTGGCACCAACTACTCCGTATGCCTGGCACTGGCGGGAGAGGCGTGTCACGTGCAGGTGGTGTTTTCCACCAAGAAAGAACTGCCGTCCCTGCTGGTTATCGTGACCGTGAGTGTTTTTCTCCTGGTGCTGGCCACCGTGCCCCTGTTGGGTGCCGCCTGCTGCCATCTGCTGGCCAAACATCCGGGCAAACCCTATCGTTTAATCCTGAGGCCACAGGCCCCGGACCCTATGGAGAAACGCATCGCCGCCGATTTCGACCCGCGTGCTTCCTACCTTGAGTCTGAGAAAAGCTACCCTGCCCGTGGCGAGGCGGGAGGTGAGGAGCCAGAGGAGGTCCCGGAGGAAGGCCTGGATGAAGATGTGGAGCAGGGGGACCCAAGCGGGGACCTTCAGAGAGAGGAAAGCCTGGCGGGTTGCTCATTGGTGGAGTCTCAGTCCAAGGCCAATCAAGAGGAGTTTGAGGCTGGCTCGGAGTACAGCGATCGGCTGCCCCTGGGAGCGGAAGCAGTCAACATCGCCCAGGAGATAAACGGCAACTACAGGCAGACAGCTGGCTGA
- the Islr2 gene encoding immunoglobulin superfamily containing leucine-rich repeat protein 2 isoform X2: MMGPFGALCLAWALLGVARACPEPCACVDKYAHQFADCAYKELREVPEGLPANVTTLSLSANKITVLRRGAFVNVTQVTSLWLAHSEVRTVESGALAVLSQLKNLDLSHNLISNFPWSDLRNLSALQLLKMNHNRLGSLPRDALGALPDLRSLRINNNRLRTLEPGTFDALSALSHLQLYHNPFHCSCGLVWLQAWAASTRVSLPEPDSIACASPPELQGVPVHRLPALPCAPPSVRLSAEPPPEAPGTPLRAGLAFLLHCVAEGHPTPRLQWQLQIPGGTVVLEPPVLSKEEDGGDKVEDGEGDRDEDLPTQTEAPTPTPAPAWPAPPATPRFLALANGSLLVPLLSAKEAGIYTCRAHNELGTNSTSLRVTVAAAGPPKHASGTGEESDAQVPTSERKATTKGRSNSVLPFKPEGKTKGQGLARVSVLGEIEAELEETDEGEQMEGQIPADPMGEKHCGHGDPSRYVSNHAFNQSSDLKPHVFELGVIALDVAEREARVQLTPLAARWGPGPDGASGARRPGRRPLRLLYLCPAGGGTAVQWSRVEEGVNAYWFRGLRPGTNYSVCLALAGEACHVQVVFSTKKELPSLLVIVTVSVFLLVLATVPLLGAACCHLLAKHPGKPYRLILRPQAPDPMEKRIAADFDPRASYLESEKSYPARGEAGGEEPEEVPEEGLDEDVEQGDPSGDLQREESLAGCSLVESQSKANQEEFEAGSEYSDRLPLGAEAVNIAQEINGNYRQTAG; encoded by the coding sequence ATGATGGGGCCCTTTGGAGCCCTGTGTTTGGCCTGGGCTTTGCTAGGAGTGGCCAGAGCATGTCCCGAGCCTTGCGCCTGTGTTGACAAGTACGCCCACCAGTTTGCAGACTGTGCCTACAAGGAGCTGCGCGAGGTCCCAGAAGGACTGCCAGCCAACGTGACCACGCTTAGTCTGTCTGCCAACAAGATTACGGTGCTAAGGCGGGGGGCCTTCGTCAACGTCACGCAGGTCACTTCGCTATGGCTGGCTCACAGTGAGGTACGCACGGTAGAGTCAGGGGCATTGGCAGTGCTGAGTCAGCTCAAGAACCTCGACCTAAGCCACAACCTTATATCCAACTTCCCTTGGAGCGACCTTCGTAACTTGAGCGCGCTGCAGCTGCTGAAAATGAACCACAACCGCCTGGGATCGCTGCCCCGGGATGCACTCGGCGCGCTCCCCGACCTGCGCTCTCTGCGCATCAACAACAACCGGCTTCGTACCCTGGAGCCCGGCACGTTCGACGCACTAAGCGCGCTGTCTCACCTGCAACTCTATCATAACCCCTTCCACTGCAGCTGTGGTCTCGTGTGGCTGCAGGCCTGGGCAGCGAGCACCCGGGTCTCCTTACCGGAGCCCGATTCTATAGCGTGCGCCTCGCCCCCTGAGCTGCAGGGCGTGCCCGTGCACCGTCTGCCCGCCCTGCCCTGCGCACCCCCCAGCGTGCGTCTGAGCGCAGAGCCGCCGCCTGAGGCGCCTGGCACCCCTCTGCGCGCAGGCTTGGCTTTCTTGTTACACTGCGTCGCCGAAGGCCACCCCACACCCCGCCTGCAATGGCAACTTCAGATCCCGGGTGGCACTGTAGTCTTAGAGCCACCGGTTCTCAgcaaggaagaagatggaggagataAGGTAGAGGATGGGGAGGGTGACAGAGATGAGGACCTGCCTACGCAGACTGAAGCGCCAACCCCAACTCCAGCACCTGCTTGGCCAGCGCCTCCAGCCACCCCGCGCTTCTTGGCCCTCGCAAATGGCTCTCTGTTGGTGCCCCTCCTGAGTGCCAAAGAGGCAGGCATCTACACTTGTCGTGCACACAATGAGCTGGGCACCAACTCAACGTCCTTACGGGTGACGGTGGCTGCAGCGGGGCCGCCAAAACACGCTTCTGGAACAGGGGAAGAATCTGATGCGCAGGTCCCGACCTCTGAGCGCAAGGCCACCACTAAGGGCCGAAGCAACAGCGTCTTGCCCTTCAAGCCTGAAGGCAAAACCAAAGGCCAAGGTCTGGCCCGAGTCAGCGTGCTCGGGGAAATcgaggcagagctggaggagacAGATGAAGGAGAGCAGATGGAAGGTCAGATCCCTGCAGATCCGATGGGAGAGAAGCACTGTGGTCATGGGGACCCCTCTCGCTATGTGTCTAACCATGCATTCAACCAGAGCTCAGATCTCAAGCCGCACGTTTTTGAGCTGGGCGTCATCGCGCTGGATGTAGCAGAGCGTGAGGCTCGGGTGCAGCTGACGCCTCTTGCTGCGCGCTGGGGCCCTGGGCCAGATGGTGCTAGCGGAGCGCGGCGGCCCGGGAGGCGGCCACTGCGCCTACTCTATCTGTGTCCTGCGGGGGGTGGCACGGCAGTTCAGTGGTCACGAGTGGAAGAGGGGGTCAATGCCTACTGGTTTCGCGGCCTGCGGCCTGGCACCAACTACTCCGTATGCCTGGCACTGGCGGGAGAGGCGTGTCACGTGCAGGTGGTGTTTTCCACCAAGAAAGAACTGCCGTCCCTGCTGGTTATCGTGACCGTGAGTGTTTTTCTCCTGGTGCTGGCCACCGTGCCCCTGTTGGGTGCCGCCTGCTGCCATCTGCTGGCCAAACATCCGGGCAAACCCTATCGTTTAATCCTGAGGCCACAGGCCCCGGACCCTATGGAGAAACGCATCGCCGCCGATTTCGACCCGCGTGCTTCCTACCTTGAGTCTGAGAAAAGCTACCCTGCCCGTGGCGAGGCGGGAGGTGAGGAGCCAGAGGAGGTCCCGGAGGAAGGCCTGGATGAAGATGTGGAGCAGGGGGACCCAAGCGGGGACCTTCAGAGAGAGGAAAGCCTGGCGGGTTGCTCATTGGTGGAGTCTCAGTCCAAGGCCAATCAAGAGGAGTTTGAGGCTGGCTCGGAGTACAGCGATCGGCTGCCCCTGGGAGCGGAAGCAGTCAACATCGCCCAGGAGATAAACGGCAACTACAGGCAGACAGCTGGCTGA